In uncultured Methanobacterium sp., a genomic segment contains:
- a CDS encoding nucleotide sugar dehydrogenase encodes MYQTILKKIKKKESTICVVGLGYVGLPTAIFFAENGFNVIGVDINENKLNLINKGVSPLGELSLDKRLLKVVQDKKLIATSNLPIATRRSDIILLVVPTPLTSSKDPDLSYIESAGKDIVKGLDKGKLIVLESTVYPGVTEETLQPILESQGLKAGVDFGLAYCPERYNPGDDAHSLEKVARVIGGITPEWAKITHELYQFIIDKKITVLRNIKTAEAAKIIENTQRDLNIALMNELAMIFEKIGIDVMEVIEGASTKWNFNTYYPGGGVGGHCLPVDPYYLVKKAKELGYHSKVIAAGRTINDYMPRHVFGLINDALNDNEKPVKNSKIVVLGLSYKENVGDARESPSVELIHELEHNQAIVSIVDPYIEETAVYGTLESDIYTALEEADAMVLMTAHQEFMALDFQKVKNLMKIPIIIDARRIYDPEKLREMGFHYSGVGAVNNYY; translated from the coding sequence ATGTATCAAACAATATTAAAGAAGATTAAAAAAAAGGAATCAACCATTTGTGTTGTGGGATTGGGTTATGTTGGCCTCCCCACAGCCATATTCTTTGCAGAAAATGGCTTTAATGTAATTGGAGTAGATATTAATGAAAATAAACTTAACCTGATAAATAAGGGGGTTTCACCTTTAGGAGAACTTAGTTTGGACAAAAGACTTCTTAAAGTTGTTCAAGATAAAAAACTTATCGCTACATCAAACCTTCCCATTGCTACTCGAAGATCTGATATTATTTTACTTGTCGTACCAACACCCCTAACTTCATCTAAAGATCCTGACTTATCTTACATAGAATCTGCTGGTAAAGATATAGTTAAAGGGTTGGATAAAGGTAAATTGATTGTACTGGAGTCCACTGTTTATCCGGGTGTGACTGAGGAAACTCTGCAACCTATCCTGGAATCTCAAGGACTTAAAGCTGGTGTTGATTTTGGTTTGGCATATTGTCCTGAACGTTACAACCCTGGTGATGATGCACATTCCCTTGAGAAAGTAGCTCGTGTAATTGGAGGTATAACTCCAGAATGGGCTAAAATTACCCATGAACTTTACCAGTTCATCATCGACAAAAAAATAACAGTTCTACGTAATATTAAAACTGCCGAAGCTGCTAAAATTATTGAAAACACTCAACGTGACCTGAATATTGCCCTTATGAATGAACTGGCCATGATCTTTGAGAAAATAGGCATTGATGTTATGGAAGTTATTGAAGGTGCCAGTACCAAATGGAACTTCAATACCTACTACCCTGGTGGTGGAGTAGGTGGACATTGTCTACCAGTAGATCCATATTACTTGGTTAAAAAGGCTAAAGAACTAGGATACCACTCTAAAGTTATAGCTGCAGGTCGCACAATCAATGATTACATGCCAAGACATGTTTTTGGTCTTATCAATGATGCCCTTAATGACAATGAAAAACCAGTTAAAAACTCAAAAATAGTAGTATTGGGTTTATCTTACAAGGAGAACGTGGGTGATGCTCGAGAATCACCATCTGTAGAGCTTATACATGAACTAGAGCATAATCAGGCCATAGTTAGCATAGTGGACCCTTACATTGAAGAAACAGCAGTTTATGGTACACTGGAAAGTGATATATACACGGCACTGGAAGAAGCTGATGCCATGGTGCTCATGACTGCCCACCAAGAATTCATGGCTCTCGACTTTCAAAAAGTAAAAAACCTAATGAAAATCCCTATTATCATAGATGCTAGACGTATATATGACCCTGAGAAATTAAGGGAAATGGGATTCCATTACAGTGGAGTGGGAGCAGTAAACAACTACTATTAA
- a CDS encoding SDR family oxidoreductase codes for MGIIKNKKVVVTGGLGFIGSHIVEELYPDNQVFIVDNEATGKHENIENFHLDQISLIMGDITAINLHEIFEGADYVLHQAALPSVPRSVQNPLKSNETNVTGTLKVLIAARDCDVKKVVCASSSSVYGDTPVLPKVETMPLNPKSPYATTKATGELYCQNFKDIYGLDTVCLRYFNVFGQRQDPNSQYAAVIPKFITSIMNGESPVIFGDGEQSRDFTYVKNVVQANILACETDMQGVYNVACGRRTTLNELVDMMGELLDVNVNPEYTDPRAGDVKHSLADINKITAQGFRPSDDFKKDLEKVVYSYTTKE; via the coding sequence ATTGGTATTATTAAAAACAAAAAAGTGGTAGTAACGGGAGGACTGGGATTTATAGGATCCCACATAGTGGAAGAACTATACCCTGATAATCAGGTTTTCATAGTGGATAATGAAGCCACAGGTAAACACGAAAATATTGAAAACTTCCATCTTGACCAAATAAGCTTAATAATGGGAGACATAACTGCCATTAACCTCCACGAAATTTTTGAAGGTGCAGATTACGTGTTGCACCAAGCAGCATTACCCAGCGTACCTAGAAGTGTACAAAATCCATTAAAATCCAACGAAACAAACGTTACCGGGACCCTGAAGGTTCTCATTGCAGCCCGTGATTGTGATGTGAAGAAGGTGGTTTGTGCATCCTCATCATCAGTGTATGGTGATACACCAGTACTGCCAAAGGTTGAAACCATGCCGTTAAACCCCAAATCTCCCTATGCCACAACCAAAGCCACAGGCGAGCTGTACTGTCAGAATTTCAAAGATATTTATGGTTTGGATACTGTCTGTCTGCGCTATTTCAATGTATTTGGACAAAGGCAGGATCCTAACTCCCAGTATGCAGCGGTAATTCCCAAATTTATAACTTCAATTATGAATGGAGAGTCTCCAGTTATATTTGGTGACGGTGAGCAGAGCCGGGATTTCACTTACGTGAAGAACGTGGTTCAGGCCAATATCCTTGCTTGTGAAACAGACATGCAAGGAGTTTACAATGTAGCCTGCGGTAGGAGAACCACTCTCAATGAACTGGTGGATATGATGGGTGAACTGTTAGATGTGAATGTTAATCCGGAATACACTGACCCCAGAGCAGGAGATGTAAAACACTCCCTGGCGGATATCAATAAAATAACAGCTCAGGGATTCAGGCCCAGTGATGATTTCAAAAAGGATTTGGAGAAAGTTGTCTATTCTTATACAACAAAAGAATAA
- a CDS encoding MFS transporter: MFDNLRTRILAVIFTGAILIAIDGSTISPILESIQKSFGVNESVITWIFNMEILFLLLATPIMAKLSDKYGRKNIYILNAVLFLIGTLTVAFSQSFEMLLIGRALQGIGAVLSVLAITIIGDYFDETRGTILGVFGVIIALVYALGPAISGFLVSFGWHWVFIINIPVAALVVLLGYYLLPASKTTEKYASFDWKGMTFLGVAIASIAYFIFNLSGDALATTQYYTLGIFILALIGFWWVERKALEPILPIGLLKRKDTLIASVVTLVGYLAMAGTYYFSTYASMAFNLSYSAAAYMILPMTIASLITTPVVGKLLDKTGAKPIMVVGGALTAIGMLILSYSSNLYVFAFSLVLIGIGNASIVGNALYYIFLDETGKSERASGQALLNILLNTGSLLGGAILASALDFTASGAASFRHVYLYLAVTYVILTILSLGLKGRISGSKKPVEG, from the coding sequence ATGTTTGATAACTTAAGAACAAGAATACTGGCAGTTATTTTCACAGGAGCTATTTTGATTGCAATAGATGGTTCAACCATCAGTCCTATTCTGGAATCAATACAGAAATCCTTCGGAGTTAACGAGAGCGTTATAACCTGGATATTCAACATGGAAATCCTGTTTTTACTACTGGCAACTCCGATAATGGCTAAACTATCCGACAAATATGGTCGAAAAAATATATACATTTTAAACGCAGTTTTATTCTTAATTGGAACATTAACCGTGGCGTTTTCCCAGTCCTTTGAAATGTTACTTATTGGAAGAGCATTGCAGGGGATAGGTGCAGTTTTATCAGTACTGGCCATCACAATCATTGGAGATTACTTTGATGAAACCCGTGGTACAATACTGGGTGTTTTTGGAGTTATAATAGCCCTGGTATATGCTTTAGGGCCTGCAATATCTGGTTTCCTGGTGAGTTTTGGATGGCACTGGGTTTTCATAATAAACATACCCGTGGCAGCCCTGGTGGTTCTCCTGGGTTACTACCTTTTACCTGCAAGTAAAACCACTGAAAAATATGCTAGCTTTGACTGGAAGGGTATGACCTTCCTGGGAGTAGCCATTGCATCCATTGCTTACTTCATATTCAATCTCAGTGGAGATGCATTAGCAACCACTCAATATTATACACTAGGCATATTCATCCTGGCCCTTATTGGATTCTGGTGGGTGGAAAGAAAAGCCCTAGAGCCCATTCTTCCCATTGGTCTTTTAAAAAGAAAAGACACCCTGATTGCCAGTGTGGTTACCCTGGTGGGTTACCTGGCCATGGCTGGAACTTACTACTTTTCTACCTACGCATCCATGGCTTTCAACCTCAGTTATTCAGCAGCAGCGTACATGATACTACCAATGACCATTGCATCCCTTATAACCACACCAGTGGTGGGTAAACTCCTGGATAAAACAGGAGCCAAACCAATCATGGTAGTGGGCGGAGCCCTAACAGCCATTGGAATGCTGATCCTGAGCTACTCATCCAACCTGTACGTATTCGCATTTTCATTGGTACTAATCGGTATTGGGAATGCATCCATAGTTGGTAACGCCCTTTACTATATTTTCCTGGATGAAACTGGAAAATCAGAAAGAGCATCAGGCCAGGCACTCCTTAATATACTCCTGAACACCGGTTCACTTTTAGGTGGGGCAATTTTAGCCTCAGCCCTGGACTTTACTGCTTCTGGTGCTGCTTCATTCCGTCATGTTTACCTCTATCTGGCAGTGACTTATGTTATATTAACCATTCTATCACTGGGACTTAAAGGCAGAATTTCAGGAAGTAAAAAACCAGTTGAAGGATAA
- a CDS encoding radical SAM protein has protein sequence MAIHKITYSKEFKRANLHNYGCNFSCDWCLYKLEGRSKPEKFLKLDEIKKVLCELDIGRAHFVGGEITTYSQLSKITDFTKNELGVYTKIGHSNGFKLPPESIDAISVSIKSFSEDFYRKFTGQSNKPVLKNFSTIYERGVEVDASSVYIPGLVEADEISSIAKFIAELDPEITYHITGYVPVPGVSWRSPTYDEILKGKSAAEEYLENVNLSWFPSSDEYVKMIQKNPEYQKITVA, from the coding sequence ATGGCAATCCATAAAATAACATATTCAAAGGAATTTAAAAGAGCAAATCTCCACAATTATGGGTGTAACTTCAGCTGTGACTGGTGTTTGTATAAACTGGAAGGCAGATCAAAACCGGAAAAATTCCTAAAACTTGATGAAATCAAAAAAGTACTATGTGAATTGGATATAGGACGTGCACATTTTGTAGGGGGAGAAATAACCACCTACTCTCAACTTTCTAAAATAACTGATTTTACAAAGAATGAACTGGGAGTTTATACCAAAATAGGTCACTCTAATGGTTTCAAACTACCTCCTGAGAGTATTGATGCTATTTCAGTGAGTATAAAAAGTTTTTCTGAGGATTTTTACCGGAAATTCACTGGCCAGTCCAATAAACCGGTCCTGAAAAATTTCAGTACTATTTATGAAAGGGGAGTTGAAGTTGATGCCAGTAGTGTTTATATCCCTGGATTGGTAGAAGCGGATGAAATCTCAAGTATTGCAAAATTCATTGCAGAACTGGATCCTGAAATAACTTACCATATAACTGGTTATGTCCCTGTACCGGGAGTTTCATGGCGTTCACCAACTTATGATGAAATCCTTAAAGGAAAAAGCGCTGCAGAAGAATATTTAGAGAATGTTAATCTTTCCTGGTTCCCATCATCTGATGAATATGTTAAAATGATTCAGAAAAACCCTGAATATCAAAAAATTACGGTAGCTTAA
- a CDS encoding CPBP family intramembrane glutamic endopeptidase: MYIQNRLFQLLGGYKGVLVLGIIWGIWHYPMNAMGYNFPSQPILGNALMTLFTIIFGIILSYAVLKDREYLDSSNNTPDQQ, translated from the coding sequence GTGTACATTCAGAACAGGTTATTCCAACTTCTAGGTGGATATAAAGGTGTTCTGGTACTGGGAATTATATGGGGCATCTGGCATTACCCCATGAATGCCATGGGATACAATTTCCCAAGTCAACCCATTCTAGGCAATGCCCTGATGACACTATTCACCATCATCTTTGGCATTATCTTAAGCTACGCAGTGCTAAAAGACCGGGAGTATCTGGATAGCAGTAATAACACACCTGATCAACAATAA